Genomic DNA from Nomascus leucogenys isolate Asia chromosome 10, Asia_NLE_v1, whole genome shotgun sequence:
cattttctgcctgctggatctgcTGTTGCTGATAGagaggtgttgaagtctccagctatacTTCATGGCTCCATGCATTTCTCCCTGCAGTTCCGTCAGTTTTGCCTCATTATTTTGCCACTCTGTTTTTATGCACATACACACTAAGGATTGCCttgtcttcttggtgaattgatcaCTTTGTTATTACATAATGCCCCTGTGTCACTGAGATTTCCAGGATGTGAAGTCAGCTTTGTCTGAAATGAACATAGCtatgttacttttctttttcttagtgttAGCTTGGCATATCTgtcttcattcctttatttttaatgtgtctaTACCTgtatatttaaagtgtgtttcttttcAACACCATATATTTGATCCATTATTGACAGTATCTGTCCACCATTTGTTGTATTTAGACCATTGATGTTTAACATGTTATTGATTTAGTTGTATTAatgtctccctttttctttttatgtttttctatttgttgttgttcttcctTTCCCAGCTTCCATTCTTTTTTACCTTATCTGCTTTCATTAAGCATTTTACCTGATGCCATTTTTCTCCCCACTTAGCACATCAATTAtagtttattgttgttttttaagttttagtgaTTGCCTTTGAGTTTGTAATACATGCTTACAAGTAACCCAAGACTCTTTTAAAGAACACTATACTACCTCACTGGTTGTGCAAGTACCTCATGAAAAAGTATTCCCaattcctcctttcctctcctttgtaACATTGCTGCCATACATATCATTTATTCATAAGCTGGACTTACCAAATATATTGTTCCTGTTAGTGTTTTGGACAAACTCATCTGTCAGATTGCAAAAAAGAGATTGtattttacttgtatttattttttctctaatacccttctttatcatttttcttttttgtagggaATTTTTTCTAACAGTTCTTTCAAAGCAGGTACGCTAGTGACAGATTATCTTTTCTTATCTCAtaaagcttttatttctcttccattttgAGGGATATTCTTGCTCTATCTAGAATTCTGTGTGGTCGGGGGTTTTGTCTTATGATGTTTTAAACATTTCACTCCAGTCTCTTCTTGCTTTCACTTTCTGTAAAGAGTCTTGGGCTGgccccagtggctcatgcctgggaggtcgaggtgggcagatcacttggggtcaggagtttgacacctacctggccaacatggcaaaacccatctctactgaaaatacaaaaaattagctgggcctggtgttgtgtacctgtaatctcagctactcggaggctgaggcaggagaatcgcttgaacccaggaagtggaggttgcagtgggccgggatcgtgccactgcactccagcctgggcaacagagtgtgacaatgtctcaaaaaaaaagagtctgactTAATTCTTATATGTTTTTATAACAAAGATGTTGTTTGTTCCCCCTGTAACTTCTTTCAaggtttttctttgtcttttaattttctccttGAATATGATACACCCAGGTGTGGATTTGGGGGGTATTTATGTTGCTTGGCATTTCTGGATATGTCCTTTCATGTATAACATTAATTTTGGGAAATTATCAGTCATTATTGCTTCAgttgtttcttctgtttctttctctttcttgtttagtCAGTACTATTATGTGTATGTTccactttttgtaattttctgaCAGTTTTTGGATCTTCTGatgtctttttcctccttttcagtTTGACGGGTTATACTGACAGTTCTTCAAGATCACTCATCATCTCTTCAGACGTTTCCACTGTGTTGATGAACCTGTGAGgctgttcttcatttctgttgCGGTGTATTTTATGTCCTTCGTTACCTTTTGATTCTTTGTTAGAATTTCTATATCTCTGcttaaattgtctattttttctttcgtATTGTTCAACATTTCCATGAGAACCCTtagtatattaattatatttggtTTAAATTTCTGATCTGACAATTCCAACATCTCTTCTATACCTAATCTGGTTCTGGTGCCTGACCTCTGTCTTCTAATTCTGTTCTTAAAACCTTTTcgtatttcatataatttttgttgaaaactggacaagATGTACtgggaaaaagaaactgaggtaaaTAGGCCTTGAGTGTGAGGTTTTAGGTTTATCCTActgggttttgtttctgtttactgTTTTCAGTAACTGTAGACGTCAGAGGTTAAAATTTCCTTTGGTGtccttgcttttctctcttctgtcatCTTTGGGGTTCTCTAGACACTTGTTAAATAAAGTCTGAAACATGCGGAAAGAAACAGTGCAATATTCTTTCATTGCAGTCACCTGTTTTTAAACAGAAACCCTAATGACAATAGTGGTAAGGTGTAGGTGGAAGGGAAACATGTTATAGTCCTATGATTTgatctcagtcttttagtgagcctgtgCCGAGCTGCGATGTTTTGTGATTTGATAAGAAAGATACTTAGTCTTTGTATGTGATTCCTAGCACACAGCTCCTAAATCCCTTGAATTTCACAAGTGAGAAGGGTGAAAGGATCCTCCTTGTTTGCAAAGTAGCACTCTTAGGAGATCCTAGATGACTTTAGGATTAGGATTGGTGACCAGAAAGACCCACCCTTGAACTTTCAGCCCTAGCCCCCAGCCTCACAAGAGAAAAGAGGAGCTGGAGATTGAATTAATCATTAGCGTgtaatgatttaatcaatcatattTGTGTGTTGGGACCTTCATAAATATTGGGGTTCTGAGAACTTCCATGTTGGTGAACATATTGAGGTGCTGTGAGGATGGCACACCCAGGGAATGCATGGAATCATCCCACCTCCTCCCCATACCGACCAATGGGCCTCTTCCActtggctgttcctgagttgtatgTTTTGTAATTAAACCAGTGATGCTAAGTAAATCACTCTCCTGACTTCTGAGGGAGGCCCTAGTGAATTATTGAACTATAAAGGGTGGTGTGGGAACTCCAGATTTCTGGTTGGCATGTAGAAGCATGGGTGGCCTGGGCACCCCACCGTGTGGCTTGCATCTGAcatgggggcagtcttgtgggactgaatCCTTAACCTGTGGAGTCTGACTAATTCTGGGTACttagaattgaattaaattttagGGCACAGTCGACGTCAGAGATTTGGAGAATGGTATTGGAAAAGACACCTTGTATTGGTGTTGGGAAGACGAAAAACGGTTCACCTTCACACATGCTTCTGTGTCCCTGCCCCCAGGTCACATAGGCTTTGGTAAAATCATAGTAGGTTGGGCTTTTGTTGAAATGGATTTTTTTGAGAACAGGTCTTCTTAAGAAGAACATTATGTTCTGGGAATATTACAAAATTGTTACTTTTCCTATTTGTCTCTCAAATTTTAGAGAGAAAACTTTGCCTTATGACCCTCAATTCTTTAATGGATCTAAGAAGAGTAATTGATttgatgtttgtttattttttacttgcaCGGCTGGGTTTGACAATTTCTATGTTCCTTACTTGTAAGACCAGAAATTGGAAGTCTCTGACTTCATTTTTTTGTGATGTTTGATGGATGATAGCTTTAAAATCTCATTATTGCCAGGCATGgggactcacacctataatcctagcactttgggaggtggaggcaggcagatcgcttgagtccaggagttcaagcccagtctggccaacatggcaaaaccctgtctctactaaaaacacaaaaattagacaggtgtggtggtgcacatctgtaatcccagctattcaggaggctgaggcacaagaatcgcttgaacctgggaggcgaaggttgcagtgagccgagatcatgctacagcactccaacctgggcaacagcgaaacttggtctcaaaacaaatgaaataaaataaataaaatctcattcCTCCTTTTCTACTATGTACCCTACATCCAGATGTGGTAGGAAGAAAGCCTGGGTCACCCTCATTTGGTGCTGGTGAGACATTCAATCCACATTAGCCCCTGCTTGTATGCTTGAACTCCCACACTAGCCCACTCCCTAACCTCAGTGAAAACCCCCAGCCAGCCTATGCGACTCTTCCCAAAGTCCCAAGTAAACGCATAATAAACCCTCTCCTGGTATACAGATTTTGTAGAGGTCTAAGTTGCCATACATTCGTCCTCAGGCCTGAGCTCTAACTTCCCAGTAACCTCCTAGATCCATGaaatgtgagagagagaaaaaggaagaactgAGCCTGTGATAAATATTACACAAACAAGTTGAAATTAATACTTCTGCACAGGAATATTTTCATTCAGCCAGCTGGATTTGCGTACTGATAGtggaacaggaattaaaagaaattttaaaaatgtataagcaaaaactcagttgtatgtaagaaaaacTAGTTCcccctgaggaagagaaagatcTGAAGTCCCTTAAAAATtgactgcctgtttttctgtggctagtgagccttatatctccctttcccaggcattgtgaagactgtttctctagctgtgcagctgcaaggtcactaaACAGATAATCTCTAGTCATAAAACATGTTGTTgttccttgaaaagtaagaaataatgtaatacatgttttaattgaataactgtctttgATTCTCGCTTCTGTAATACACTTCCCCCTGCACAAATCTCCTCCCGCCCCACAAAATGCTTAAAAGATAGCTTGACTCTTTGTTCGGGGCTCAGTTCTTTGGATGTTAATCCAACTGGGTCGGTGcacctaaataattaaataattcctcCTCAGCCCCTCAATCTCTCTGATTCCTTAATTACCCCACTGCAGTAGTGGCCTGGAGTCCTTCAGGACATGGCCAGCAGCTCCTTCTGACAATTTAGTTTTCCACAGGCCTCCTGGCCTCTCGTTTGTTGATGGGAATAAAAGAAAAGCCTACAGTTCTTGaaggtgtatttatttattaaaacctTATCCAGATTGATTCCATGTGTAATGAAATGCTGAGTGATATGGTGCATAATAAGTAGGAAATGAGTTTTTCTTAAAAGGGATTAGTGGtcttaaaatttgtttcatttgtatAGCATTTCTCTTTTCCAGTGTGAGCTTGAGTCCACCTTTAGAGAACAATAAGGTTTCGTATGATCACAGTAAAAATTTAACAGTaattgaccaggcacagtggctcatgcctgtaatcctagcactttgggaggccaaggcgggcaaattgcctgagctcaggagttccagaccagcctggccaacatggtgaaaccccgtctctattaaaaatacaaaaaattagctgggtatggtacacacctgtagtcccagctacttgggaggctgaggcacgagaatcatttgagctccagaggcggaggttgcagtgagccaagatcgcaccactgaactccagcctgggcaataaagcaagactctgtctcaaaaaaaaaaaaaaaaagaaaaagaaaaagaaaaaagaaaaaaatagaagtaatttCTGTGTGTTCATGACAGCATGAATTTTAGGAAGTCAGTGTGGACAGTCGTAGTTCTGACAGCCAAGTCATACACCAAATGTTTGGAGAACACAGAATTGTATGGGAACTTCTTACAAATCAAGTATAGATCCCCAGTACTGCCAGTCTTACCCACCCTCCTGCAAACATATGTGGAATGTTTCAGGACTCAGTCTCCTTTGAGGATGTGGCTGTGAACTTCACCCTGGAGGAGTGGGCTTTGCTGGATTCTTCACAGAAAAAGCTCTATGAAGATGTGATGCAGGAGACCTTCAAAAACCTGGTCTGCCTAGGTAAGGATATCAACATTTCTTTCCTCAGTTAAATATAGAACACAGAACAAGTGTTTCTTGCTCAACAGCTGTGTTCCAAGATTTGAAATGTGCAAAGGGAATCTTTTGGTGATTGAATCAGACAGAGTCACAGCTAATCATGAAACTAGACTGTAacaattttctataatttctaataatttataaTGGTCTTTCTGGGTATGCATTTTAGGAAAAAAGTGGGAAGACCAGGACATTGAAGATGACCACAGAAACCAGGGGAGAAATCGAAGGTGAGTTGCATCCACAGAAAAATAGTGGCCCATGGGGGAATttcaaaagaaagcaagcaaaacaATTAAGCACAGCTTCAAATTTACTTATTCCTAGAAAACTTTcactgaaaatgttttcttaaaaacatcATAGATGTTCAGgatgtgaaaaataaatcactttgaAATAGCATTTAGAAACCCcttctataaatattattattttggccaggcacaataGTTCATGTaggtaatcccagcagtttgggaggctgaggtaggaggatcactcgaggccaggaattcaagaccagcctgggtaacatagcaagacctcatctgggggaaaaaaaaaaggcctggcacagtggctcatgcctgtaatcctagcactttgggaagccaaggcgggtggatcacctgagatcaggagttcaagaccagcctggccaacatggcaaaaccccatctctactaaaaatacaaaaattagccagccgtggtggcgtgctcctataatcccagctacccaggaggctgaggcaggaaaattgctggaacccgggaggcagaagctgcagtgaacctagatcgtgccactgcactccagcctgggcaacagagcaagactccatctcgaaaaaaaaaaaaaaaaattagctgggcatggtggcactctctagtcccagctgctcaggaggctgagatgggaggattggttgagcccaggaattcaaggcttcagtgagctgtgattgtgccactgcactccagcctgggtgagagaatgagactccatctcttattttaacaacaacaaaaaacattgacTGTTTTGATCATAACTATGGTTGAGTCTTCTTCCAGAGCATTGAATATATTAACTTTCAAACAATTCAGACAGGGCAGATATCCTACACTTTTtctgaaaatggttaaaatgtaaTTCTCATACctactaataaatacaaaataattaaaaagccaCTAATAATGTGCTGCTCATTTTTTACAGATGTCATATGGTTGAGAGACTCTGTGAAAGTAGAAAAGGTAGCAAATGTGGAGAAACCACTAGCCAGATGCCCAATGTTAATATCAACAAGGAAACTTTTACTGGAGCAAAACCACATGAATGCAGCTTTTGTGGAAGAGACTTCATGCATCATTCGTCCCTTAATAGGCACATGAGATCTCACACTGAACAGAAACCAAATGAGTATCAGGAATATGAAAAGCAACCAGGTAGACGTAAAGCAGTTGGGAAAACCTTCAGTTATCGCCACTGCTTTCGCAAACGTGAAAGAACTCACACTAGAGTGAAGCCCTATGAATGTAAacagtgtgggaaagcctttataTATTACCAGCCATTTCAAAGACATGAAAGGACTCatgctggagagaaaccctatgaatgtaagcaaTGTGGAAAAACCTTCATATATTACCAGTCTTTTCAAAAACATGCTCATACTGGaaagaaaccctatgaatgtaaacagtgtgggaaagcctttataTGTTACCAATCTTTTCAAAGACACGAaaggactcacactggagagaaaccctatgaatgtaagcaaTGTGGTAAGGCTTTCAGTTGTCCCACATACTTTCGAACTCATGaaagaactcacactggagaaaaaccctacaaatgtaaagaatgtggtaAAGCCTTCAGTTTTCTCAATTCTTTTCGAAGGCATAAAAGGACTCAtagtggagagaaaccctatgaatgtaaagaatgtggaaaagccttctTTTATTCTGCAAGCTTTCGAGCACATGTagtaacacacactggggctcgaccttataaatgtaaagaatgtgggaaagccttcaacTCTTATAATTCCTGTCGAGTGCACGAAAGAACTCATATtggagaaaaaccatatgaatGTAAACAATGTGGTAAATCATTCAGTTGGTCCATTTCTCTTCGATTGCATGAAagaactcatactggagagaaaccttatgaatgtaaaCAGTGTCATAAAGCCTTCAGTTTTTCAAGTTCTCTTCGAGAACACGAAACAacccacactggagagaaaccctatgaatgtaaacaATGTGGTAAAACCTTCAGTTTTTCAAGTTCCCTTCAAAGACACGAAAGGACTCACAATgcagagaaaccctatgaatgtaaacagtgtgggaaagccttcaggtGTTCAAGTTATTTTCGAATTCATGAAAGGTcacacactggagagaaaccctatgaatgtaaacaGTGTGGAAAAGTTTTCATTCGTTCCAGTTCCTTTCGACTGCATGAAAGAAcacacactggagagaaaccctatgaatgtaaactATGCGGTAAAACCTTCAGTTTTTCAAGTTCCCTTCGAGAACATGAAAAAATTCACACTGGAAATAAACCTTTTGAATGTAAGCAGTGCGGTAAGGCCTTCCTTCGTTCCAGTCAAATTCGATTGCATGAaaggactcacactggagagaaaccatatcaatgtaaacaatgtggaaaagccttcatTTCTTCCAGTAAATTTCGAATGCATGAGAGAACTCACACGGGAGAGAAACCCTATCTATGTAaacaatgtgggaaagccttcagattTTCAAGTTCTGTTCGAATTCATGAAAGgtctcacactggagagaaaccttatgaatgcaaacaatgtggaaaagccttcatTTCTTCCAGTCACTTTCGACTGCATGAAAGGACTCATATGGGAGAGAAAGTCTAAGAATATAAGCAACATTCTGAAGCCTTTGGTTGTTCCAGCTCCTTCTGAATACACAAAAGAGTTCATACTGGACAGAAGCTGTGTGAATACAAACATTGTTCTAAAGCCCTTGATTGTTCCAGTTTCTTTTGAACACGAAAGAATTCCCACTGGTGAGAAACCATATGAATGTAAACATTGTGATTAAGCCTTCAGTTGACCTAATTCATTTCAAAGACAGGACTCCTGCTGCagtgaaatctgtttttttttgtttgtttgtttgtttttaaaggccAAGcttgttggctcatgcctatagtcccagcactttgagaggccaaggcgtaaggtgggcagatcatttgaggtcagaaatttgagaccagcttgatcaacatggtgaaaccctatctctactaaaaattacaaaaaaattagccaggcatggtagcgcatgcctctaatcccagctacttgggaggctaaggcaggagaatcgcttgaacctggaggcagaggttgcagtgagatcacaccactgcattccagcctgtgtgacagaataagacactgtctcaagaaaaaaaaaagtgggaaaatctTCAACTGTCCTCTAGAGTGTGAATATATGAAAGGACTCAAGAGTGGGGTGAAAGTCTACAAATGTAAGAAATTTGGGAAAGCCTTCACACAGCCTTTTGAGCACACATGAGAATgtatactggagagaaaccctataaataTTAAGAATGTGGGAAATTATTCATCCtagttcttttgttgttgttgatgatacaaaaatattttcatttaataaagatTGTCAGGTTATATTTAATGAGAAAGAAAGCATCACGTAAACAGCCCAGTAATAAAATTCTATGATCttataaattataacatttttctttaaaattggaaCATATTCTCATTATGCTTTCCAAAGGACATATTGATTTAGATGTGACTCATTCTTCAGTGGATTCTACAGAAGAAACCATATGAGAGCTAATTTCCAATTCAGCAACAGCATTTTTTACTtctgtagttatttttttctatccaaTCTGGCTGAATCTTGGTTGAGTAGTTCATGCTGCTATTTGAGGTCTCTGGGTATGAGGTAGGGATCCTTAAGTTTTCTCTCATAATATGTTCTCTGTTGAGACCCACACTATTAAGATTTTCACACAAGGTAACTCTTGGACTGGCCTATAGTAAAAATGGAGTGTAAACATTTGACGCACTTCGTCTGTAGAAGTTTGGTGCAGACTGCTGCTAGTATCTCATTCGTTCCGTGGATGGacttctaatttttctctttcttgtcttgCTCTTTCTTCATTCTCTCATTTCAACTTCTCTACATATTCTATATCACGTTCATTTCCATATGACTTTTCAGATTTACTACTTCTGTTACAGGCTTGCCAATGCACCACAGTGtagcagttttttgttttctgaggtaGTATGTGGAGTTATTTGTCTTACTTCCAAGAAGATTAAGGAAGGCAGACACAAGGGTGAGATTGGAGCAGAAGCTTAAtatgcaaaaaaagaaagctctctgCAGCAGAGAGTGGAGCCCAAATGGGTTGCCCACTATGAGGCTGGGTCTGGGATTTTTATAGACTGGAAAGGGGAAGAAATGTGCTGACTAGTCTGAAGGCTGTCTTGGCAAAGCATGATTCAGCCTGGCCCAGGACCTTGGCCtgggaccaatcagaggctgaagtgatgATTCATAGAGGctaaagaatgttaaaaaaaaggaagtgccCACCAGAACCTACCGGAGCCCACCAGCTATATGCCAATAAAAGGACTAGAGGCTATTTCCTGGAAGCCCACTAGTTATACAAAGGACGAAGGCATTTCTATGTTGGGCCTTGTTCCTTTACTTAAGTGGACTAAAGGTTTGTGCAAGTTTCCTTATCTGAGTGGGCTAAAAGTTCTGTCTGTGCAGCTGTGGGCATATCTCTAGGCATGTCTCCCtgtgctaattattattattttttaatccaatcaGAGAACTTGTTAAATGTGGAAATAAGGCACTAACCAGTGGGTCGGGGGCTCTCCAAAAACCCTTCCCTTGCTGTTTACCTAAGGCAAGCTAGCTAACTCCTCTCACTTCTTGTTCCAACACCTTTTTATTCTCAAATTCTTTACATTTCTGTTGTATCGTTTTCATAGATAATAATTCCTGTTGAAGAACTTGATTGTTTTCAGCCAGATATAGACATTTTGAAGATGCACCTTCCAGTTCTGCTGTAAGATTATCAAtcttatgttttatctttttaatctgAATATCCATTTCAAGTTGACTGGTTTTTAAATATCCATGGAAACGAAACTCTTCAGTTTCATATTCATTTAActtcttttctgtcatttctaaGAGTTTCTTGTGCATCCTAGTTCATTTTGAGACCACGAAACCATGCACACATTTAAGAGCAGCTTCTTAAATGTAAGCAATATGGAAATGTCTTCAATTACTTATGCAACCCTTTCCACCACCTTAGGACGAATTGAAGGACTGAGGAGAAAGGACTTGGGTCCCAACAGGCCTTTCTTGGAACCCCGTCTGAAGTTAAGAAACACTCCCACCCCTTAGCTCACATACGTGACTGCACAGAATTGAGAGGGCTCCCACAATCTGCCTTTAACTTTTCCTCAGTGTCCTTAGGTCAGATCTTTGGGGATGCTGTGGTTCTGAAAACAAAGGTGCATCCCATAGTTCTCCAGTGGGATCTGCCTGTGGACACCCTAATTCATGGCTGTCAGCATCATGTTATTCCAAGGCCGTCTGAAGGTCATGTCCAGCTCCGTTTCCCATCCAAACCCACACTGTAGATTCTTGCTGGTAAATGTGTTTAAAAGTTCACactaaggccgggcacggtggctcatacctgtaatcccagcactttgggaggtcgaggcgggcagcttacaaggtcaggagattgagaccatcctggctaacgcagtgaaaccccgtctctactaaaaatacaaaaaattatccaggcatggtggcacgtgcctgttagctactcgggaggctgaggcagaagaatcgcttgaacccaggaggtggaggttgcagtgagccgagaccacaccactgcactccagcctgggtgacagagagactctgtctcaaaaaaaaaaaaaaataaataaataaataaaagttcacACTGGAACATTTCTCTGTGACAATCCAGGTAGCTCTAAAGTGAGGGCTGAAGAAGCTGTGGCAGAATGTGTGTCATGCCCCTTGACCATACAGGATCCACTGTCCCATAACCACCAGCTCTGCACCAACCACCACAGAAGTCTCAAAACCAACAGTGGCATCATAAAGACATGCCCTACCGTGTCCCAGCTACAGAACACAGTCAGACGAGATCAGGCACATTCAGGGTAGTATGGCCATATACTGCAGGACACAATCAACTTCTTACCTTCCCTAATTTGCCCACCCCAGATCTTCTGGCACATTCCACCTGGCTTAGGCACTGACAACGACAAGGTCTTCTCTCCTCAGTGCGTGTCACGTGTGCTGCTGCAGGGCTGGTTTCATAGCCTTGCCTCCAAGGCCAGCACTTACTGCTTTGTGGAACAGAACCCACCCTGCAGAACTCCAGCCTTGTGGTATACCGGAAGCCGCCATATCAGAGAGGCGCCACCGGCCATGGAGCCGACTCGCTTCATGTCACTCCCAGAATGCAAGGTGTACTGAACTCCCAAGAAACTGTGTCCTGACAGCACCGAAGAGTTCCTCCTTTGCTGAGCTGTGCAGCCATGGTAGGTGTCAGGCCCTTCCTTTGGTGGAGGCAGTGCCCACTGTTACCTGGATAGCAAGTCAGAGTGTCCCGCCAGGGTTGTGGCAGGAATGAGGGAAGCCAGCTCACCATCCAACCTCACAGCAACTTCCTGTCTCTCCCTGGATACCAGAAGTGATATTTCTGTCACTTCAAGATGTTTAGTCTGAGTTTTGTAGGCCTCCATCATACCCCAACAGCAGATGTGGGTCAGGGGGCAGCCTTGCAAGGCTTGAGCATGGTGGGGTCTTGTGAGGCCATCTGGAGCAAGGTCTGCTGGCAGATGTGCCCTTAGTGAAGGTGAGGGCTACCAGGAAGAGCTCAGAGGAGGGCATGAAGCTGAGCCATGAGATCCATGTCTTTGCTGCCCCCACTGTGCTCTCAGTGGAAAAGCAAACTGACACACGGTCAAGTCATGAGGGATGTTTCTGGAATCACCTACAATTTATAACAGTTGAAGGGCTGGAGCAGCAGCATCAATCCATTTCCAGCCCTTACTTTTGCATCCTTGAA
This window encodes:
- the ZNF14 gene encoding zinc finger protein 14 isoform X1 produces the protein MFQDSVSFEDVAVNFTLEEWALLDSSQKKLYEDVMQETFKNLVCLGKKWEDQDIEDDHRNQGRNRRCHMVERLCESRKGSKCGETTSQMPNVNINKETFTGAKPHECSFCGRDFMHHSSLNRHMRSHTEQKPNEYQEYEKQPGRRKAVGKTFSYRHCFRKRERTHTRVKPYECKQCGKAFIYYQPFQRHERTHAGEKPYECKQCGKTFIYYQSFQKHAHTGKKPYECKQCGKAFICYQSFQRHERTHTGEKPYECKQCGKAFSCPTYFRTHERTHTGEKPYKCKECGKAFSFLNSFRRHKRTHSGEKPYECKECGKAFFYSASFRAHVVTHTGARPYKCKECGKAFNSYNSCRVHERTHIGEKPYECKQCGKSFSWSISLRLHERTHTGEKPYECKQCHKAFSFSSSLREHETTHTGEKPYECKQCGKTFSFSSSLQRHERTHNAEKPYECKQCGKAFRCSSYFRIHERSHTGEKPYECKQCGKVFIRSSSFRLHERTHTGEKPYECKLCGKTFSFSSSLREHEKIHTGNKPFECKQCGKAFLRSSQIRLHERTHTGEKPYQCKQCGKAFISSSKFRMHERTHTGEKPYLCKQCGKAFRFSSSVRIHERSHTGEKPYECKQCGKAFISSSHFRLHERTHMGEKV
- the ZNF14 gene encoding zinc finger protein 14 isoform X2; this encodes MDSVSFEDVAVNFTLEEWALLDSSQKKLYEDVMQETFKNLVCLGKKWEDQDIEDDHRNQGRNRRCHMVERLCESRKGSKCGETTSQMPNVNINKETFTGAKPHECSFCGRDFMHHSSLNRHMRSHTEQKPNEYQEYEKQPGRRKAVGKTFSYRHCFRKRERTHTRVKPYECKQCGKAFIYYQPFQRHERTHAGEKPYECKQCGKTFIYYQSFQKHAHTGKKPYECKQCGKAFICYQSFQRHERTHTGEKPYECKQCGKAFSCPTYFRTHERTHTGEKPYKCKECGKAFSFLNSFRRHKRTHSGEKPYECKECGKAFFYSASFRAHVVTHTGARPYKCKECGKAFNSYNSCRVHERTHIGEKPYECKQCGKSFSWSISLRLHERTHTGEKPYECKQCHKAFSFSSSLREHETTHTGEKPYECKQCGKTFSFSSSLQRHERTHNAEKPYECKQCGKAFRCSSYFRIHERSHTGEKPYECKQCGKVFIRSSSFRLHERTHTGEKPYECKLCGKTFSFSSSLREHEKIHTGNKPFECKQCGKAFLRSSQIRLHERTHTGEKPYQCKQCGKAFISSSKFRMHERTHTGEKPYLCKQCGKAFRFSSSVRIHERSHTGEKPYECKQCGKAFISSSHFRLHERTHMGEKV